In a genomic window of Gossypium arboreum isolate Shixiya-1 chromosome 7, ASM2569848v2, whole genome shotgun sequence:
- the LOC108472453 gene encoding aldehyde dehydrogenase family 2 member C4-like isoform X2: MALGLAYQERGRILMKFADLIEQNIEELATLEAINGGKLFSLCKFMEVPGAAMTLRYYAGAADKIYGTVLKLSKGLQGYTLREPIGVVGAILPWNFPTSMFFIKAAPALAAGCTMVIKPAEQTPLSALYYAHLAKLAGIPDGVLNVVNGFGETAGAAISSHMDIDKVSFTGSTEVGRKIMMAAAASNLKPVSLELGGKSPLLIFDDADVDEAAKFAFNGIFTSKGEICVASSRIYVQEGIYDKIVNKLIEKANAWVVGDPFDPQVNQGPQTNKNQFEKILSYIEHGKREGATLLTGGNSIGQKGYYIQPTIFADVKEDMIIAKEEILGPVMSLMKFKTMEEAIKRANDTTYGLAAGVITKDLNVANTVSRSVRAGVVWINCYLLLDVGCPYGGFKMSGFGRENGMDSLNEYLQTKSVVTPILDSPWH; this comes from the exons ATGGCCCTTGGCCTCGCTTATCAG GAACGAGGAAGGATCCTAATGAAGTTTGCAGACTTGATCGAACAAAACATAGAAGAACTAGCTACATTGGAAGCCATTAATGGTGGCAAGCTGTTCTCTCTTTGCAAGTTCATGGAGGTCCCAGGTGCTGCAATGACACTGCGTTACTATGCAGGTGCAGCCGATAAAATCTATGGAACCGTGTTGAAATTAAGCAAAGGACTACAAGGTTACACTCTCAGGGAACCCATTGGCGTCGTTGGAGCTATACTTCCATGGAATTTCCCCACCTCCATGTTCTTCATCAAGGCTGCACCTGCATTAGCTGCTGGCTGCACCATGGTGATCAAACCAGCTGAACAAACCCCTCTTTCAGCTCTTTATTATGCTCATCTTGCTAAGCTG GCTGGCATCCCTGATGGAGTGCTCAATGTTGTGAATGGATTTGGAGAGACTGCTGGTGCTGCCATTAGCTCTCATATGGACATTGATAAA GTGAGCTTTACAGGGTCAACTGAGGTTGGGCGTAAGATAATGATGGCTGCAGCAGCAAGCAATTTGAAGCCAGTTTCATTAGAGTTGGGTGGCAAATCCCCATTGTTAATATTTGATGATGCTGATGTTGATGAGGCTGCAAAATTTGCTTTCAATGGCATCTTCACCAGCAAA GGTGAAATCTGTGTGGCCAGTTCTCGTATTTATGTTCAAGAAGGTATTTATGATAAGATTGTGAACAAGTTAATAGAGAAAGCAAATGCATGGGTTGTTGGAGACCCTTTTGATCCTCAAGTTAATCAAGGACCTCAA ACCAATAAAAATCAATTCGAGAAAATACTATCATACATCGAGCATGGCAAAAGAGAAGGAGCCACTTTACTAACAGGGGGTAACAGCATTGGCCAAAAGGGATATTACATACAGCCTACCATATTTGCTGATGTTAAG GAAGATATGATCATAGCAAAAGAAGAAATTTTGGGGCcagttatgtcattgatgaagTTCAA GACCATGGAGGAGGCAATTAAGAGGGCAAACGACACGACTTACGGCCTAGCAGCCGGGGTTATAACGAAGGATTTGAATGTGGCAAACACGGTGTCGAGATCGGTCCGTGCCGGGGTCGTGTGGATCAATTGTTACCTTTTGCTAGATGTAGGTTGTCCATATGGTGGGTTCAAGATGAGTGGGTTTGGAAGAGAAAATGGCATGGATTCACTTAACGAGTATCTGCAAACCAAGTCTGTTGTAACTCCTATTCTTGACTCACCATGGCATTAA
- the LOC108472453 gene encoding aldehyde dehydrogenase family 2 member C4-like isoform X1, producing the protein MADHCNGSSQSSESFVNIPPIKFTKLFIDGNFVDSVSGKTFEAIDPRTGEAITRVSEGDKEDVDLAVKAARFAFDNGPWPRLSGSERGRILMKFADLIEQNIEELATLEAINGGKLFSLCKFMEVPGAAMTLRYYAGAADKIYGTVLKLSKGLQGYTLREPIGVVGAILPWNFPTSMFFIKAAPALAAGCTMVIKPAEQTPLSALYYAHLAKLAGIPDGVLNVVNGFGETAGAAISSHMDIDKVSFTGSTEVGRKIMMAAAASNLKPVSLELGGKSPLLIFDDADVDEAAKFAFNGIFTSKGEICVASSRIYVQEGIYDKIVNKLIEKANAWVVGDPFDPQVNQGPQTNKNQFEKILSYIEHGKREGATLLTGGNSIGQKGYYIQPTIFADVKEDMIIAKEEILGPVMSLMKFKTMEEAIKRANDTTYGLAAGVITKDLNVANTVSRSVRAGVVWINCYLLLDVGCPYGGFKMSGFGRENGMDSLNEYLQTKSVVTPILDSPWH; encoded by the exons ATGGCAGATCATTGCAATGGAAGCTCTCAAAGCTCTGAATCTTTTGTCAATATTCCACCAATAAAATTCACCAAGCTCTTTATAGACGGCAACTTCGTTGACTCCGTTTCCG GGAAAACGTTCGAGGCAATCGACCCGAGAACCGGGGAGGCCATAACTCGGGTTTCGGAAGGGGATAAAGAAGATGTTGATTTGGCTGTGAAGGCTGCACGTTTTGCTTTTGATAATGGCCCTTGGCCTCGCTTATCAGGTTCT GAACGAGGAAGGATCCTAATGAAGTTTGCAGACTTGATCGAACAAAACATAGAAGAACTAGCTACATTGGAAGCCATTAATGGTGGCAAGCTGTTCTCTCTTTGCAAGTTCATGGAGGTCCCAGGTGCTGCAATGACACTGCGTTACTATGCAGGTGCAGCCGATAAAATCTATGGAACCGTGTTGAAATTAAGCAAAGGACTACAAGGTTACACTCTCAGGGAACCCATTGGCGTCGTTGGAGCTATACTTCCATGGAATTTCCCCACCTCCATGTTCTTCATCAAGGCTGCACCTGCATTAGCTGCTGGCTGCACCATGGTGATCAAACCAGCTGAACAAACCCCTCTTTCAGCTCTTTATTATGCTCATCTTGCTAAGCTG GCTGGCATCCCTGATGGAGTGCTCAATGTTGTGAATGGATTTGGAGAGACTGCTGGTGCTGCCATTAGCTCTCATATGGACATTGATAAA GTGAGCTTTACAGGGTCAACTGAGGTTGGGCGTAAGATAATGATGGCTGCAGCAGCAAGCAATTTGAAGCCAGTTTCATTAGAGTTGGGTGGCAAATCCCCATTGTTAATATTTGATGATGCTGATGTTGATGAGGCTGCAAAATTTGCTTTCAATGGCATCTTCACCAGCAAA GGTGAAATCTGTGTGGCCAGTTCTCGTATTTATGTTCAAGAAGGTATTTATGATAAGATTGTGAACAAGTTAATAGAGAAAGCAAATGCATGGGTTGTTGGAGACCCTTTTGATCCTCAAGTTAATCAAGGACCTCAA ACCAATAAAAATCAATTCGAGAAAATACTATCATACATCGAGCATGGCAAAAGAGAAGGAGCCACTTTACTAACAGGGGGTAACAGCATTGGCCAAAAGGGATATTACATACAGCCTACCATATTTGCTGATGTTAAG GAAGATATGATCATAGCAAAAGAAGAAATTTTGGGGCcagttatgtcattgatgaagTTCAA GACCATGGAGGAGGCAATTAAGAGGGCAAACGACACGACTTACGGCCTAGCAGCCGGGGTTATAACGAAGGATTTGAATGTGGCAAACACGGTGTCGAGATCGGTCCGTGCCGGGGTCGTGTGGATCAATTGTTACCTTTTGCTAGATGTAGGTTGTCCATATGGTGGGTTCAAGATGAGTGGGTTTGGAAGAGAAAATGGCATGGATTCACTTAACGAGTATCTGCAAACCAAGTCTGTTGTAACTCCTATTCTTGACTCACCATGGCATTAA